Proteins from one Bradyrhizobium roseum genomic window:
- a CDS encoding alkyl/aryl-sulfatase produces the protein MSQPATTETPKEASASVIAQHAATLQALPFSDVRDFDDAARGFLGTLENAKIMSPQGRVVWSLEPYGFLSAEQAPPTVDPSLWRQARLNMHHGLFEVVPGVYQVRGLDIANMTLIEGERSVIVVDTLTSIEGARAAMELYFQHRGKRPVAAVIFTHTHTDHWGGARGVLDDETLGSGKVPIIAPNLFMEHAVSENIIAGPAMLRRAQYQFGPFLAKGVRGQVDCGLGKTMAAGAVALLRPTDLIISTGDRRTIDGVEFEFQMAPNSEAPAEMHFFVPRYKLLNLAENCTHNFHNLLPFRGADVRDALAWSKYLGEALQMWGGKADAMCGQHHWPVWGQERIDTMIRQQRDLYKFAHDQTIRLMNHGLTAAEIAETIRLPASLEGAWHGRGYYGHIRHNVKAIYQKYLGWYDANPVNLDPLPPVASGKKYVEYMGGAEAVLSRAAGDFAKGEFRFVAQAVSHLVFAEPDNQAARAMLADTFEQLGYASESSTWRNAYLFGAQELRQGMPKAPPRSTMPRETLAALRTEQLWDVLGVRLNGPKAEGKRIVLNWNFTDTNESFVLNLENSALTYAAGAQATDADAGFALARGVLDEVIAKLTTFPEAVASGKIAVVGNPMRLAELMALMDDFPRMFEIVEPKRMAVG, from the coding sequence ATGAGCCAACCGGCCACAACGGAAACACCGAAGGAGGCTTCGGCTTCTGTCATCGCGCAGCATGCGGCGACGTTGCAAGCGTTGCCGTTCTCCGATGTGAGGGATTTCGACGACGCCGCCCGCGGCTTTCTCGGTACCTTGGAAAACGCGAAGATCATGTCGCCGCAGGGCCGGGTGGTGTGGAGCCTGGAGCCTTACGGCTTCCTCTCCGCCGAGCAGGCGCCACCGACCGTCGATCCCAGCCTGTGGCGGCAGGCGCGGCTCAACATGCACCACGGCCTGTTCGAGGTGGTGCCCGGCGTCTACCAGGTGCGCGGGCTCGACATCGCCAACATGACGCTGATCGAGGGCGAGCGCAGTGTCATCGTGGTGGATACGCTGACCTCGATCGAGGGGGCGCGAGCCGCGATGGAGCTCTACTTCCAGCACCGCGGCAAGCGGCCGGTCGCCGCCGTCATCTTCACCCATACCCACACCGACCATTGGGGCGGTGCGCGCGGCGTGCTCGACGACGAAACGCTCGGAAGCGGCAAGGTGCCGATCATCGCGCCCAACCTGTTCATGGAGCACGCCGTATCCGAGAACATCATTGCTGGGCCGGCGATGCTGCGCCGCGCCCAATATCAGTTCGGGCCGTTCCTTGCCAAGGGCGTGCGCGGGCAGGTCGACTGCGGGCTCGGCAAGACCATGGCGGCGGGCGCAGTCGCGCTGCTGCGTCCGACTGATCTCATTATATCAACCGGTGACAGGCGAACGATCGACGGCGTGGAGTTCGAATTCCAGATGGCGCCGAACAGCGAAGCGCCGGCGGAGATGCATTTCTTCGTCCCGCGCTACAAGCTTTTGAACCTCGCGGAGAACTGCACCCATAATTTCCACAATCTGCTGCCGTTCCGCGGCGCCGACGTGCGCGACGCGCTGGCGTGGTCAAAATATCTCGGCGAAGCCCTGCAGATGTGGGGCGGCAAGGCCGATGCGATGTGCGGCCAGCATCACTGGCCGGTCTGGGGACAGGAGCGGATCGACACCATGATCCGCCAGCAGCGCGATCTCTACAAATTTGCGCATGACCAGACCATCCGCCTGATGAACCACGGCCTAACGGCAGCCGAAATCGCCGAAACCATCCGCTTGCCGGCGAGCCTCGAAGGCGCCTGGCACGGGCGCGGCTATTACGGCCACATCCGGCACAATGTGAAGGCGATCTATCAAAAATATCTTGGCTGGTATGACGCCAACCCCGTCAATCTCGATCCGCTGCCTCCGGTGGCGTCAGGCAAGAAATATGTCGAGTACATGGGCGGCGCCGAGGCGGTCCTGTCGCGCGCGGCCGGGGATTTTGCCAAAGGCGAATTCCGCTTCGTCGCGCAGGCCGTGAGTCATCTGGTGTTCGCCGAGCCTGACAACCAGGCGGCGCGCGCGATGCTCGCCGATACGTTCGAGCAACTCGGCTATGCCTCCGAAAGCTCGACCTGGCGCAATGCCTATCTGTTCGGCGCGCAGGAATTGCGGCAGGGCATGCCCAAGGCGCCGCCGCGCTCGACGATGCCGCGCGAGACACTGGCGGCGCTTCGCACCGAGCAGTTGTGGGATGTGCTCGGCGTGCGACTGAACGGTCCCAAGGCCGAGGGCAAGCGCATCGTGCTGAACTGGAATTTCACCGACACAAACGAGAGTTTTGTTCTCAACCTGGAGAACAGTGCGCTGACCTATGCCGCTGGCGCACAAGCCACCGACGCTGATGCCGGTTTTGCGCTCGCGCGTGGCGTGCTGGACGAAGTGATCGCGAAGCTCACGACGTTTCCGGAAGCGGTCGCTTCCGGAAAAATCGCGGTCGTCGGCAATCCGATGCGGCTGGCCGAATTGATGGCATTGATGGATGATTTTCCACGGATGTTCGAGATCGTGGAGCCGAAACGGATGG